From the Carya illinoinensis cultivar Pawnee chromosome 4, C.illinoinensisPawnee_v1, whole genome shotgun sequence genome, one window contains:
- the LOC122307446 gene encoding replication protein A 70 kDa DNA-binding subunit D-like produces MRTTYTSIKDITPKTRDWKIKMLVVEKSPKRTSQHSSVKYQNLMLVDEQGNRLQATIFGNDVDSREDTLHIFQSYYIINAYVKLLDPKYRMDSHQYQWVINAKTIIEEIPENEDQVQMPKYNLIPIDELDAYKDSIAEIDLLAIALHIKPPKEITLTNGPATLQEIYVIDQSFNPISLTMWGRFVQDECQKISDIIETKPIILATKLKVRSYNGVSLSSRPTSAFTINPVIPEAKPLQRCCRAYVEVDDGTGKLPAVMFGEFAEEALGHSAIDFMNHTGEEHLPFIEKMAAECSENQWMIQVAVDPEVFNQQRHKNFNVISISPVQYGPELE; encoded by the exons ATGCGGACCACTTATACGTCAATCAAAGATATTACTCCAAAGACAAGGGATTGGAAAATCAAAATGCTTGTAGTTGAAAAATCTCCCAAACGAACTAGCCAACACTCATCAGTCAAGTACCAAAATTTAATGTTGGTTGATGAACAG GGAAATCGTCTGCAAGCAACAATATTTGGAAATGATGTTGATTCAAGGGAAGAcactttacatatttttcaatctTACTATATTATTAATGCATATGTAAAGCTACTGGATCCTAAATATAGAATGGACTCACATCAATATCAATGGGTTATAAATGCAAAAACAATCATTGAAGAAATACCAGAAAATGAAGATCAAGTTCAAATGCCAAAGTACAACTTGATTCCCATTGATGAATTGGATGCTTATAAAGATTCAATTGCAGAAAtag ACCTCTTAGCAATTGCCCTTCATATAAAACCCCCTAAAGAAATAACATTAACAAATGGACCAGCTactcttcaagaaatctatGTCATAGATCAaag CTTTAATCCAATCTCATTGACTATGTGGGGTCGTTTCGTTCAAGATGAATGCCAAAAAATTTCAGATATAATCGAAACAAAACCGATTATACTTGCAACAAAACTAAAAGTTCGCTCTTACAATG GCGTGTCTCTTTCGTCTCGACCAACAAGTGCTTTTACAATCAATCCTGTTATTCCCGAGGCAAAACCACTGCAAAGATG TTGTCGAGCATATGTTGAAGTTGACGATGGGACAGGAAAATTACCAGCTGTTATGTTCGGTGAATTTGCAGAAGAAGCATTGGGTCATTCAGCCATTGATTTCATGAATCATACTGGAGag GAACATTTAccatttatagaaaaaatggcaGCAGAGTGTTCAGAAAATCAATGGATGATTCAAGTTGCTGTAGACCCAGAAGTGTTCAACCAACAAAGACACAAAAACTTCAATGTTATTTCAATCAGTCCTGTCCAATACGGCCCTGAGTTAGAATAa
- the LOC122307447 gene encoding ATP-dependent DNA helicase PIF1-like — protein MLKDINDSELSFGGKVIVFGGDFRQILPVVPKGTRQQQIDASLVSSYIWPKLTKIYLTENMRARLDSNFSRYILDLGNGLPPITINEHVKIPTAMLIPYENDAASLDHLIDAVFHDISDYSTNISNMMNRAILTPKNSYVEEINTLLIQRFPGELKRYYSFDESIDASEQAIMEDFLHTLTPNGLPPHELLLKENCPIMLLRNINPSEGLCNGTRLICRNFDRNVIHAEIAVGHHSGKKVFIPRIPFLPSPDENSGFPFKRTQFPVKLSFAMSINKSQGQTLDFVGIYLPHPVFSHGQLYVALSRAKTISAVKILIRPISTDEPEKNCTKNIVYTEVLTLASSD, from the coding sequence ATGCTAAAAGATATTAATGATTCAGAATTATCTTTCGGTGGAAAAGTTATTGTCTTTGGTGGAGATTTTCGTCAAATTCTACCTGTAGTCCCAAAAGGAACAAGACAACAACAAATTGATGCTAGCTTGGTTTCTTCCTACATATGGCCTAAATtgacaaaaatttatttgactGAAAATATGCGAGCAAGATTAGATTCAAACTTTTCAAGATACATATTGGATTTAGGGAATGGGCTACCACCAATTACAATTAATGAGCATGTCAAGATTCCTACAGCTATGTtaattccatatgaaaatgatgcTGCTTCTTTGGATCATTTGATAGATGCTGTGTTTCATGATATTTCTGATTATtcaacaaatatttcaaacatgaTGAATCGAGCTATATTGACACCAAAGAACAGTTATGTTGAAGAAATAAACACTTTGCTGATCCAAAGATTTCCTGGAGAGTTAAAACGATATTACAGTTTTGATGAATCAATTGATGCATCTGAGCAGGCAATCATGGAAGACTTCTTACATACTTTAACACCAAATGGACTTCCTCCACATGAGTTACTATTGAAAGAAAATTGCCCAATCATGTTATTAAGAAACATCAATCCTTCAGAAGGGCTATGCAACGGAACACGACTAATCTGTCGTAATTTTGATCGTAATGTTATTCACGCAGAAATTGCAGTTGGTCATCACAGTGGCAAAAAGGTTTTTATTCCAAGAATTCCATTTTTACCAAGTCCTGATGAAAACAGTGGTTTTCCATTCAAACGAACTCAATTCCCTGTTAAACTAAGCTTTGCAATGAGTATAAACAAATCACAAGGACAGACATtggattttgttggaatatactTACCTCATCCAGTCTTTTCACATGGACAACTATATGTAGCTTTATCAAGAGCTAAGACTATTTCTGCAGTCAAGATTTTGATACGACCAATCTCAACTGATGAACCAGAAAAAaactgcacaaaaaatattgtctaCACAGAAGTATTAACATTAGCCTCCTCTGATTGA
- the LOC122307448 gene encoding uncharacterized protein LOC122307448 encodes MSSKDFPEDKNAEFIQRTKEKCIQKQSCKRNIIRLEDSIPSDADQMIISVDDTLDDHLQSIRDIQNSNIQQVHGKRPRLSSRNFNIIRMTSSQETSIYSNVNILGGNPKESTESNISFSSSATSNYSVDLLQETSTKAPIETIQLSEQVTLQQAVLVDQSESSSQRVRPRSVFGRSHRHNVVHRQILQNVPVEANFLPNVPPCKHCKAKKFFHETNSFCCADGSISLATNDVPDQLYNLFVSNTAESIQFRTYVRTYNNKFAFTSFGVKFDRNLCQRNRGIYTFRAQGQIYHYLPDLVPSDGQPSNLQLYFYDTEHEFENRIVDSIRMNPSIIAQLMDILRVNPYSTFFRSIGDLPNLEHQKICIKSNPGLDQRVFNAPTSSEVAAIWVENDDSEHSTPRDIFVFNHIGGSHLVQYYFGCYDPLQYPLLFPFGDIGWHQGIQRINKRSASVSTNNSTAELLNPHQSTSAEQLLRREQQVLNRKRKDPTVSCREYYCYKLQIRENLKSILLISGRLLQQFVVDMYVKIETSRLDYFRCNQQHIRSELYQGIVDSIDLGETNASRIGKRIILPSSFIGGPRDMKKRYMEAMTLVQRYGKPDIFLTMTCNPNWKEISNELQPHEETQNRPDLIARVFRTKLEDLKYQLFKREIFEKISAYVYVIEHQKRGLPHAHFLIILRQDWKLYAPESFDEIVSAELPDKNNNLHLYTAVIKHMMHGPCGHLNPANICMKKNGCCKNNYPKHFVSNTVIGNDCFPIYRRSNNGRTARIRGHDLDNRWVVPYNPYLLAMFDCHINVEICSTIKAVKYLYKYIYKGHDRVAFNLVPEQSIHQIDEIERFQSARWIAPPEAMWRIFGFIVNEVHPAVYSLHLHLENQHQVTFRAHENLTNVMNSDLSAKSMLTEFFATNQVDQNARKLLYREFPEFYVWSQQYKMWTVRKKQIVIGRIVTANPFEGESLRRLFATILVYCNPTNPRDLWERFERDMSADFQLIGCSSSNVRTETLHSISTILESMGKDINSFHLIDQNIDSDEDGFLSREIDDELAIPIPEEDLHASTLLNSEQQNAYNSILQKVLSNQAAAFFIDGPGGTGKTFLYKALLATTRKKQLIALATASSGVAASILPGGRTAHSRFKIPLNVDKNSTCSVSKQSGLARLLQTTKLIIWDEAPMSKKESIEALD; translated from the exons atgtCATCTAAAGATTTTCCTGAAGACAAAAATGCTGAATTCatacaaagaacaaaagaaaaatgtattcAGAAACAAAGTTGTAAAAGAAATATCATTCGTCTAGAAGATTCAATACCATCTGATgctgatcaaatgattatatcaGTTGATGATACATTAGATGATCATCTCCAGTCTATTCGTgatattcaaaattctaacattcaacaagttcatggaaaaaGACCCAGACTTTCTAGCCgtaattttaacattattaGAATGACATCTTCCCAAGAAACTAGCATATATTCAAACGTTAATATCCTTGGTGGAAATCCCAAAGAATCTACAGAATCAAATATCTCATTCAGTTCTTCAGCTACGTCAAACTACTCTGTAGATTTATTGCAAGAAACATCAACAAAAGCACCAATAGAGACAATTCAACTTTCTGAACAAGTTACGCTGCAACAG GCAGTCCTTGTTGATCAATCAGAATCAAGTTCTCAAAGAGTTCGACCAAGATCTGTTTTTG GCAGATCACATCGTCATAATGTTGTGCATagacaaatattacaaaatgttcCAGTTGAAGCTAATTTTTTACCAAACGTGCCACCTTGTAAACATTGCAAAGCGAAGAAATTCTTTCATGAAACAAATAGTTTCTGCTGTGCCGACGGATCAATTTCTTTGGCAACAAATGATGTTCCAGATCAACTTTATAACTTATTCGTTTCAAATACTGCTGAATCTATACAATTTCGGacatatgttcgaacgtataacaACAAATTTGCTTTCACATCTTTTGGAGTTAAGTTTGACAGAAATCTATGCCAAAGAAATAGAGGAATCTATACATTTCGAGCTCAAGGCCAGATTTATCATTATCTCCCCGATTTAGTTCCTTCAGATGGTCAACCTTCtaacttgcaactatatttttatgACACTGAACATGAATTTGAGAATCGCATTGTTGATTCAATCAGAATGAATCCTTCTATTATTGCTCAACTTATGGATATCCTTCGTGTAAATCCATATTCTACATTCTTCCGATCTATTGGTGATTTACCAAATTTAGAGCATCAAAAAATCTGTATAAAATCAAATCCTGGTTTGGATCAACGGGTGTTTAACGCCCCAACATCATCAGAAGTTGCAGCGATTTGGGTTGAAAACGATGATTCAGAACATTCAACACCTCGTGATATCTTTGTATTTAACCATATTGGTGGGAGTCATttagttcaatattattttggttgCTACGATCCGCTTCAATATCCATTGCTATTTCCTTTTGGTGATATTGGATGGCACCAAGGCATACAAAGAATCAACAAAAGAAGTGCATCTGTATCTACCAATAATTCCACAGCTGAATTACTCAATCCTCACCAATCAACATCAGCAGAACAATTACTCAGAAGAGAACAACAAG TTTTAAaccgaaaaagaaaagatcCAACTGTTTCTTgccgtgaatattattgttACAAGTTACAAATCAGAGAAAATCTGAAATCTATTCTTCTAATCTCTGGTCGACTTCTtcaacaatttgttgttgatATGTACGTGAAGATAGAAACTTCAAGACTAGATTATTTTCGCTGCAATCAACAACACATTCGATCTGAATTATATCAAGGTATTGTTGATAGCATTGATCTTGGAGAAACAAATGCTTCTAGAATTGGCAAGCGTATAATTTTGCCTTCATCTTTTATCGGAGGCCCAAGAGATATGaaaaaaagatatatggaagcaatgacTTTAGTTCAACGATATGGCAAACCagatatttttttgacaatGACCTGCAATCCGAACTGGAAAGAGATTTCAAATGAATTGCAACCACATGAAGAAACTCAAAATCGGCCTGACTTAATTGCTCGAGTCTTTAGAACAAAATTAGAAGACCTAAAGTATCAACTATTCAAGcgagaaatatttgaaaaaatctcAGCATATGTATATGTTATTGAACACCAAAAGAGAGGACTTCCACATGCTCATTTTCTGATTATATTGCGTCAAGATTGGAAATTATATGCACCAGAATCTTTTGATGAGATCGTATCTGCTGAATTACCTGACAAAAACAACAACTTACATCTCTATACAGCTGTTATCAAACATATGATGCATGGACCATGCGGACATCTAAATCCAGCAaatatatgcatgaaaaaaaatggttgttgcaAAAATAATTACCCAAAACATTTTGTTTCAAACACTGTTATTGGAAATGATTGCTTCCCAATATACAGACGCTCCAACAATGGAAGAACAGCCAGAATTAGAGGCCATGATTTGGATAATCGTTGGGTTGTTCCATACAACCCTTATTTACTTGCAATGTTTGATTGCCATATCAATGTTGAGATATGTTCTACAATAAAAGCTGTCAAGTATCTCTACAAATACATTTATAAAGGCCATGATCGTGTTGCATTCAATTTAGTTCCTGAACAAAGCATTCATCAAATTGACGAAATTGAACGATTTCAATCAGCTCGATGGATTGCTCCACCAGAGGCTATGTGGAGAATATTTGGATTTATTGTCAATGAAGTTCATCCTGCAGTTTATAGTTTACATTTACATCTTGAAAATCAACACCAGGTGACTTTCCGTGCTCATGAAAACTTAACAAATGTGATGAACTCTGATCTTTCAGCAAAATCAATGCTAACAGAATTCTTCGCAACAAATCAAGTTGATCAAAATGcaagaaaattattatatagagaattcCCTGAATTCTATGTTTGGAGTCAGCAATACAAAATGTGGACTGTtcgaaaaaaacaaattgtgaTAGGTCGAATTGTTACAGCAAATCCTTTTGAAGGAGAAAG TTTAAGAAGACTATTCGCAACAATTTTAGTTTATTGCAATCCGACAAATCCAAGAGATCTTTGGGAACGCTTTGAGCGAGATATGTCTGCTGATTTCCAATTAATTGGATGTTCTTCATCAAATGTTAGAACTGAAACTTTACACTCTATCTCCACAATCCTCGAATCAATGGGTAAAGACATTAATTCATTCCATCTTATTGACCAAAACATTGATTCTGATGAAGATGGATTTCTATCTAGAGAAATTGATGACGAATTGGCTATTCCAATACCAGAAGAAGACCTTCATGCATCAACACTGCTTAATAGCGAACAACAAAATGCTTACAATTCAATCTTGCAAAAAGTTTTATCAAATCAAGCTGCTGCATTCTTTATTGATGGTCCTGGTGGAACAGGAAAAACATTTTTATACAAGGCACTCCTTGCTACAACAAGAAAGAAACAATTAATTGCTCTTGCAACTGCTTCGTCTGGTGTTGCAGCATCAATCTTACCTGGCGGTCGAACTGCACATTCACGATTCAAAATTCCATTAAATGTCGACAAAAATTCAACGTGCAGTGTCAGTAAACAAAGTGGACTTGCAAGATTACTGCAAACAACAAAGTTGATCATATGGGATGAAGCTCCAATGTCTAAAAAAGAATCCATAGAAGCATTAGATTAA